In one Bacteroidota bacterium genomic region, the following are encoded:
- a CDS encoding IPT/TIG domain-containing protein, protein MKNKYPKKLIRLFVIIILSLLQENAMAQLNYTFQVAAETYQPLSGGTTLITATDSLNNTTSLNSYVSTLPVGAIPFVFYYNGSGYTNCSVNSNGYLTFGTTSSSGTNVNPISSSAAYAGAVAAFGRDLIGNYRISNSGDPDTIASIRYGATGVSPNRKFVVEYNNFRPTSTVGQGTGPNFSFQIRLTEGTNNIEYIYGNFVGSPWPNGGAQVGLRGQNNTVFFNRAVASGQPWVNTTQGPINNSFCLYTSATLPVSGTVFRFLAPCPTPTSLSLVDALPTSVKLRWNSGTGPGGFPGSSYTVQWGPAGFALGTGTTVVTTDTFLLLTGLTTGANYDYYVQRNCTPTGNGLSTYAGPKNFTTGGPTEDCDNAVLVPVATNLAVCSPTFVTSGISQNGPNSLCSDALGGNLPNDDRWYKFVAPGNGKRIVITTTAGTNGDWVMEVWNSCPGTGGFAFKCTDDVTGGMPADTICQDEYTPGQTYYVRLWTYSQTATGNMTFCVYEDAPCPIAPSYDICDTPAVFPINAVLSCPGNELIFSTLFATPSGVGGTNGAQPTCDGSPALNDIFLKFNSGSTGTFTLTFNAITATDLRAQLLFSCSEFEIQCFNPASGTHTITGLNPSAPYILRVWSANGQGGTFSVCAQDACDDATAQLSGSSTICSTGVAQLRVDLTGLPPWNVTYTDGISNFNFSTSTTPHFINVSPTITTFYNLVSVSSPLCNGVVGGVGSVNVVPAPTVTLAPFTSSVCSNQIITLTGGSPVGGSYSGIGVSGNQFNGATAGVGTHTITYTYGIGSGCQRTASRPITVIPGPTITSFTPSVAPVGSTVTITGSGLLNVTTVRFNLTNAVSFTIVNSTTITAVVPVGATTGFITLINSNTCTAQSTTTFGVGNPPGAVLNIKAFVEGYYIGGGLMNAVVEPALLPTKSDTFRLELRNPISPYGLVATRTELANTNGTFSVSFTGSFVGNSYYLVLKGRNIIETWSKNPVLLQSGSNTFDFSIPGAAMLRQNLNGSGPNNTGTPSQSAPIEKPEHPE, encoded by the coding sequence ATGAAGAACAAATACCCAAAAAAACTCATCAGATTATTCGTAATAATCATCTTATCATTGCTTCAGGAAAACGCAATGGCGCAGTTGAATTATACTTTTCAGGTGGCCGCTGAAACCTATCAGCCCTTGAGTGGAGGTACTACACTCATCACCGCTACTGATTCACTGAATAATACCACTTCATTGAACAGTTATGTGAGTACGCTACCTGTTGGAGCGATTCCATTTGTGTTTTATTATAACGGTTCTGGTTATACGAATTGCTCTGTAAACTCTAACGGTTATTTAACATTTGGCACGACATCTTCTTCTGGTACCAATGTAAATCCAATTTCTTCTTCCGCGGCTTACGCCGGAGCAGTGGCAGCATTTGGACGGGATTTAATCGGTAACTATCGCATTTCAAATTCCGGTGATCCTGATACCATTGCCAGCATTCGTTATGGTGCAACCGGTGTTAGTCCGAATCGAAAGTTTGTGGTGGAATACAATAATTTTCGCCCAACATCTACCGTAGGGCAGGGAACAGGCCCTAACTTCAGTTTCCAGATTCGATTAACAGAAGGAACAAATAATATTGAATACATCTACGGTAATTTTGTGGGTTCCCCATGGCCGAACGGCGGAGCGCAGGTAGGTTTAAGAGGTCAAAACAATACAGTTTTTTTCAACAGAGCAGTAGCCAGCGGGCAGCCATGGGTAAATACAACTCAGGGGCCTATAAATAATTCTTTTTGTTTATATACTTCGGCTACGCTACCCGTTAGTGGAACCGTATTTAGATTCCTGGCTCCATGTCCCACACCAACCAGTCTTTCACTGGTGGATGCATTGCCCACTTCTGTAAAGTTGCGCTGGAATTCAGGAACCGGTCCCGGAGGATTTCCCGGTTCTTCATATACGGTGCAGTGGGGTCCGGCCGGTTTTGCATTAGGTACAGGTACTACTGTAGTGACTACGGATACATTTTTACTTTTAACCGGATTAACAACCGGTGCAAATTATGACTATTATGTGCAGCGTAATTGCACACCTACCGGTAATGGACTAAGTACCTATGCGGGGCCTAAAAACTTTACTACGGGTGGCCCTACTGAAGATTGCGATAACGCAGTTTTGGTACCGGTAGCTACTAATCTGGCAGTCTGCTCTCCCACTTTTGTGACGAGTGGTATTTCTCAAAATGGTCCAAACTCACTGTGTTCTGATGCATTAGGAGGGAATCTTCCGAATGATGACAGATGGTACAAGTTCGTTGCTCCGGGGAATGGAAAAAGAATAGTGATCACAACAACCGCCGGCACAAATGGTGATTGGGTAATGGAAGTATGGAACTCCTGTCCAGGAACAGGTGGCTTTGCCTTTAAATGTACGGATGATGTCACCGGAGGTATGCCGGCCGATACGATTTGTCAGGATGAATATACACCCGGCCAAACCTATTACGTTCGTTTATGGACATATAGTCAAACAGCCACTGGAAATATGACCTTTTGTGTTTATGAAGATGCACCTTGTCCAATAGCACCTTCTTATGATATATGTGATACACCTGCTGTTTTCCCGATTAATGCAGTGTTAAGCTGCCCTGGAAATGAATTGATTTTCTCTACTTTATTTGCAACTCCATCCGGTGTTGGAGGTACCAATGGCGCACAGCCAACCTGCGATGGAAGTCCGGCATTGAATGATATTTTCCTGAAATTTAATTCGGGCTCTACTGGAACTTTTACACTTACCTTTAATGCCATTACAGCCACTGACCTTCGGGCTCAATTGCTATTCTCTTGTTCTGAATTTGAAATTCAATGTTTTAACCCCGCTAGCGGAACCCATACAATCACAGGATTGAATCCTTCTGCTCCCTATATTTTAAGAGTCTGGTCCGCGAATGGGCAAGGGGGGACATTCAGCGTCTGTGCTCAGGATGCCTGCGATGATGCTACTGCTCAACTTTCCGGATCTTCAACTATATGTTCGACAGGAGTCGCTCAGCTAAGGGTGGATTTAACAGGTCTTCCACCCTGGAACGTTACCTATACAGACGGCATCTCTAATTTTAATTTTAGCACTTCCACCACCCCTCATTTTATTAATGTGTCACCCACTATTACGACATTCTATAATCTCGTTTCCGTTTCAAGTCCCTTGTGTAATGGTGTAGTAGGTGGTGTTGGGAGCGTCAATGTGGTACCTGCCCCAACTGTAACGCTGGCACCTTTTACTTCCAGTGTCTGCTCGAATCAGATTATTACTTTAACAGGTGGGTCACCCGTCGGTGGATCGTATTCAGGAATTGGAGTAAGCGGGAATCAATTTAATGGTGCCACGGCAGGCGTAGGTACGCATACCATTACTTATACTTACGGTATAGGAAGTGGATGTCAGAGAACTGCCTCCCGGCCTATCACAGTTATTCCCGGTCCAACGATTACTTCATTTACCCCATCGGTGGCACCTGTTGGATCTACGGTTACCATTACCGGTAGCGGTTTATTGAATGTGACTACCGTTCGATTTAATCTGACGAACGCCGTATCATTTACTATTGTTAATTCTACAACGATTACCGCTGTTGTTCCCGTTGGTGCTACAACAGGATTTATAACATTGATTAATTCGAATACCTGCACCGCTCAAAGCACCACTACATTTGGTGTTGGAAACCCTCCGGGAGCTGTACTTAATATAAAGGCATTCGTGGAAGGGTATTATATAGGCGGTGGTTTAATGAATGCTGTGGTTGAACCCGCTCTTTTGCCCACAAAATCAGATACCTTTCGCCTGGAACTTCGGAACCCGATTTCACCTTATGGTCTGGTTGCTACAAGAACAGAGTTAGCGAATACCAACGGAACATTTTCTGTTTCCTTCACCGGTTCATTCGTAGGTAATTCATATTATCTGGTTTTAAAGGGAAGAAATATCATTGAAACATGGAGTAAAAACCCGGTTTTATTGCAATCCGGAAGTAATACTTTTGATTTTTCAATTCCGGGTGCCGCTATGTTAAGACAAAATCTAAATGGTTCAGGACCAAATAATACAGGAACGCCATCTCAAAGTGCTCCGATTGAGAAGCCGGAACACCCTGAATAG
- a CDS encoding T9SS type A sorting domain-containing protein, whose product MNRKIYSAINWITLTVLMVTLSSTAANSQVSAYNFQQSTGSYSEITGGTVVATATGTTGAASLDDVIYDLPTGTIPFSFTFNSVAYTGCKISTNGFITFGTTAPSANGSTTGYTPLSATTAYSGAASPLGRNLNAYFFAGSPTTTGEIRYQTLGSSPNRTFVIQWKNFKTFNTSGATFGPVLNFQVRFSESSNAVEFKYNCSGSFASSPSQVGLRGPSNAFPSNINNRSVVNGVNTWISSTAGTSNASTCELITSTLPPSGLSYQFAPSACPAPQNVAATNATQNSAQLTWTSSGGGGTFTVEYGLSGFALGSGTILSNVSSGVIVTGLVSTTNYQFYVKQVCGANGNSSNVGPVSFATGGPGEDCATATLISVANNLGACSFTTVNSGVSSNGPNAVCSDFNGNGANDDKWLKFVAPSGGNKLIITTTAGTVNDWVMEVWNGCPGSGNMLYCSDDVNGGMPEISLCQNEYTAGQTYYVRIWTYSTTAVGTANLCVYKATACPLPPVNDECISAVRLTVNPPLACPSSATTHSTSFATPNTDGATCDAGTKRDVWFVFNTGNFGDIRMTISPGTATTLKAQLLFECGGFEIGCYSPANGTFTFTGLNPQADYIIRVWSDTLTAGTFSICLADICSSPTATFGANQSVCTGQTAGLPVNFTGVPPFNFTYKNNTTNQNFPVTTSLNPYFIQLNPTATTSYTLLSMSDAACNGTASGVATVTVVTPQTVTQAPFTPVCSNSPQVTMSGGSPAGGVYSGIGVSGSKFNPAVGTQTITYTVTFAPGCTGSANQVFTVNPQPNVTLNSLGSACLTASPFTLTGGSPGGGTYSGSGVSNNIFNPATAGLGTKVITYTYTSGAGCSNSDTALITVITCTNCTNPPIANAGPDRASCNGSGVNLGGAISGGANSAQWSGGAGTFSPNNTSLTVAYTPTAGEISAGQPILLFLTTNDPDGAGPCVADRDTMIVTFQSPLIQQTMTGVTGVCRPVNGVTYSVPSQAGVNYSWTVPTNVVIASGQGTSAISANWPSTGQAGDVCVTLSNGCGTQQICKNIKLRSSIAAAPNSIKGFNAACRNEVLTYSCPRVGSADWYIWTPPVGATINGSASNFITPDTFVVVTFGAAYTGDTLRVRGANCAGQSTAQTKFRISRKTTVPGTAGAINGEANGLCGKDFEYYIKPTFGATSYRWRTTVAGALINGLPSPQITTDTLVVITWPSTFGATGTLYVAARNACGQGTERSKTVKGKTAIPGTITGPTSVCTNANATYSISPLAGATNYKWVVPSAVTIQSGQGTTSINVKFNASTTAKDIKVRGENACGNSPYKKVTVVPVVCPRLGEETISNVFGVDAYPNPATDILNITFESETYENYTISLMDMTGRMVRTDRFAAAEGLNNLIWNMSEYHSGVYLLVVQGNEGKSTLRVVVE is encoded by the coding sequence ATGAATAGAAAAATTTACTCAGCAATTAATTGGATTACGCTGACTGTACTGATGGTAACATTATCATCAACAGCGGCTAATTCTCAGGTAAGTGCCTACAATTTCCAGCAGTCAACCGGCTCGTATTCGGAAATTACAGGAGGCACTGTCGTCGCAACAGCAACCGGAACAACGGGCGCAGCATCATTGGATGATGTAATTTATGATTTACCTACAGGAACAATTCCGTTTAGCTTCACTTTTAACAGTGTTGCCTACACAGGATGTAAGATCAGCACCAATGGCTTTATCACCTTTGGTACTACTGCCCCTTCTGCAAACGGTTCTACCACCGGCTATACCCCACTTTCGGCTACTACAGCTTATAGCGGTGCTGCATCACCGTTAGGAAGAAATCTCAATGCGTATTTTTTTGCAGGTTCTCCTACTACAACAGGTGAAATCAGATATCAAACACTAGGCTCCTCACCGAATCGGACATTTGTGATTCAGTGGAAAAATTTTAAGACTTTTAATACCAGTGGTGCTACTTTTGGTCCGGTATTAAATTTTCAGGTGCGATTTTCAGAGTCAAGTAATGCAGTTGAATTTAAATACAATTGCAGCGGATCCTTTGCCAGCAGCCCTTCACAGGTTGGTCTTAGAGGTCCCAGTAATGCTTTCCCTTCAAATATCAATAACAGAAGTGTTGTCAATGGTGTAAATACCTGGATCAGCTCTACTGCTGGAACTTCAAATGCCTCGACTTGTGAACTAATTACTTCTACATTGCCACCTTCCGGTTTAAGTTATCAATTCGCTCCTTCCGCATGCCCTGCTCCCCAAAATGTTGCAGCCACTAATGCTACTCAAAACTCCGCTCAGTTGACCTGGACAAGTTCCGGTGGCGGAGGTACTTTTACAGTGGAATATGGCTTGTCCGGTTTTGCCCTTGGCTCCGGTACAATATTGTCAAATGTTAGTTCAGGAGTGATTGTTACAGGATTAGTGTCTACCACAAACTATCAGTTTTATGTAAAGCAAGTATGTGGTGCTAATGGCAATAGCTCTAATGTAGGTCCGGTGAGTTTTGCAACCGGTGGCCCCGGAGAAGATTGCGCCACGGCTACGCTTATCAGTGTTGCGAATAACCTGGGTGCATGTAGTTTTACAACTGTTAATAGTGGTGTATCATCCAACGGACCCAATGCAGTATGTTCGGATTTTAATGGGAATGGTGCAAATGATGATAAATGGTTAAAATTCGTTGCTCCTTCAGGGGGAAATAAGCTCATAATTACAACTACCGCAGGCACAGTGAACGACTGGGTAATGGAAGTTTGGAATGGTTGTCCGGGTAGTGGTAATATGTTGTACTGTTCTGATGATGTGAATGGTGGAATGCCGGAAATTAGCTTATGTCAGAATGAATACACAGCGGGTCAAACGTATTATGTGCGTATCTGGACTTACAGTACTACAGCAGTGGGTACGGCTAATCTTTGTGTTTACAAAGCAACTGCCTGTCCTTTACCTCCTGTAAATGATGAGTGTATTTCAGCCGTCAGATTAACTGTAAATCCTCCCTTGGCTTGTCCCTCCTCCGCTACTACACATAGTACATCTTTTGCAACACCCAATACAGATGGAGCTACTTGCGATGCGGGTACAAAACGTGATGTTTGGTTCGTATTCAATACCGGAAATTTTGGTGATATCCGAATGACAATTTCTCCCGGAACTGCTACCACACTAAAAGCACAATTATTATTTGAATGTGGTGGTTTTGAAATTGGATGTTATTCACCTGCAAATGGTACTTTTACTTTTACAGGGTTAAATCCACAGGCAGATTATATCATTCGTGTTTGGTCAGATACTTTAACCGCCGGAACATTTAGTATTTGTCTTGCGGATATTTGTTCAAGTCCAACAGCGACTTTTGGTGCCAATCAATCAGTTTGTACAGGGCAAACGGCCGGCTTACCTGTTAATTTTACGGGTGTTCCTCCATTCAATTTCACCTATAAGAATAATACAACTAATCAGAACTTTCCGGTCACTACCTCATTAAATCCATATTTCATTCAACTGAATCCTACTGCCACAACTTCTTATACCTTGCTGAGTATGTCCGATGCCGCCTGTAATGGCACAGCAAGCGGAGTTGCGACCGTAACAGTAGTGACACCTCAAACGGTGACACAGGCTCCATTTACTCCTGTCTGTTCCAATAGCCCACAAGTGACTATGTCCGGTGGATCTCCTGCAGGTGGTGTGTATAGTGGGATAGGCGTATCCGGTAGTAAATTTAATCCAGCCGTTGGTACGCAAACAATCACCTATACAGTCACCTTTGCACCGGGATGTACCGGTTCAGCAAATCAGGTTTTTACAGTGAATCCGCAACCAAACGTAACGTTGAATTCATTAGGATCAGCCTGCTTAACTGCAAGTCCTTTCACATTAACCGGAGGTTCTCCGGGAGGTGGAACTTATTCCGGTTCAGGTGTGAGTAATAATATTTTTAATCCGGCTACTGCAGGATTGGGAACAAAGGTGATTACCTATACCTACACATCCGGAGCCGGTTGTTCGAATTCAGACACCGCTTTAATTACTGTAATTACCTGTACCAATTGTACAAATCCTCCCATTGCAAACGCAGGCCCTGATCGCGCTTCATGTAATGGAAGTGGCGTCAACCTTGGAGGTGCAATTTCAGGAGGAGCTAATTCAGCGCAATGGTCAGGAGGAGCAGGTACATTCTCTCCCAATAATACTTCCTTAACAGTTGCTTATACCCCAACCGCTGGTGAAATATCTGCCGGACAACCTATCCTTTTATTCTTAACAACCAATGATCCGGATGGAGCAGGACCTTGTGTAGCAGACCGTGATACCATGATCGTTACTTTCCAAAGTCCTTTAATACAACAAACAATGACAGGGGTTACAGGTGTTTGCCGCCCTGTGAACGGTGTAACCTACTCTGTTCCTTCACAAGCAGGTGTAAATTATTCCTGGACTGTACCAACGAATGTAGTTATTGCCAGTGGTCAGGGAACGAGTGCCATTTCAGCGAATTGGCCTTCAACAGGTCAGGCAGGTGATGTTTGTGTAACCCTTTCCAACGGTTGTGGTACCCAGCAGATTTGTAAAAACATTAAATTGAGATCCTCCATTGCTGCGGCTCCGAATTCTATAAAAGGATTTAATGCCGCTTGCAGAAATGAAGTGCTTACTTATTCTTGTCCAAGAGTTGGTTCCGCTGACTGGTATATCTGGACTCCACCCGTTGGAGCAACTATTAACGGCTCTGCTTCTAATTTCATAACACCGGATACGTTTGTGGTTGTAACATTCGGAGCAGCTTATACGGGAGATACACTGCGGGTTAGAGGCGCAAATTGTGCCGGTCAAAGTACTGCACAAACCAAATTCCGGATTAGCAGAAAAACAACTGTACCCGGTACTGCCGGTGCAATAAACGGAGAAGCAAATGGGTTATGCGGAAAGGATTTTGAATATTATATCAAACCTACCTTTGGAGCAACCAGCTACCGTTGGAGAACAACAGTTGCAGGTGCATTAATTAATGGGCTTCCATCACCGCAGATAACAACAGATACTTTAGTAGTGATTACCTGGCCTTCAACTTTTGGAGCAACAGGAACATTGTATGTTGCTGCAAGAAATGCCTGCGGACAGGGAACTGAAAGATCCAAAACTGTTAAAGGAAAAACTGCCATTCCCGGTACTATAACCGGACCAACATCTGTATGTACCAATGCGAATGCAACGTATTCTATCAGTCCGTTGGCGGGTGCAACCAATTATAAATGGGTAGTTCCTTCAGCAGTCACGATTCAATCAGGTCAGGGTACAACCTCTATTAATGTTAAATTTAACGCATCAACAACTGCTAAAGACATTAAGGTAAGAGGTGAAAATGCATGCGGTAATTCTCCGTATAAGAAAGTTACTGTGGTCCCTGTAGTTTGTCCAAGATTAG